The genomic stretch GTATAGGTGGAACAATAGGAGAATTAATTTTAGGAGAAAAAGGAAAAACTATTGGAAAAATTGCTGGTGCTGCTGCTGGTGCAGTTACAGGATTAGTAGTTGGAGGACTAAAAATCATTTTCAATCTTTAATGATATTAAAATTAATAATTCTTGACAAAAATTGTAAATTTTATTATAATTAAGACATAATAACTTATAAACAAATTAAGGAGGATAAAGAAATGGTTACAGGAGATATGAATATAATGGAAGCGGTTGAAAAATACCCAGTAATAGTTGAAGTTTTACAAAGAAATGGTTTAGGATGTGTAGGATGTATGATAGCTTCAGGAGAAACTTTAGCAGAAGGAATTGAAGCTCACGGATTAGATACTAAAGCTATTCTTGCTGAAATTAATGCTTTAATTAAAGAATAATAAATTATTAAAAATTAAGATGCTGTTTTAAATTAAGTATTATTTAAAACAGCATTTTTCTTAGAAATAAAAAATAGAAATCTTTTTAGAATTTTTTCTAATTGATTTCTATTTTTTATTTTATTGAGGATCAAATACAAAGGTTTTAACAAAATAAACTTTTATATTTTTTCCATTATGATATATAGGCTTAAATCTCCACTTTTTAATAGCCTTCATAACCTCAGCATCAAAGCCCAAATCCTTATGAGATTGTGTTATTTCAGCTTTTTCAACATTCCCTTTTAAACCTACCAAAAACTTAACTGTTACTTTTACTTGTTTTGAATATCCTATTGATTCGGCTTGTGAAGGATAATCAGGTTCTACTTCATTTAATATTTCATAATTTATTCCTTTTGATGAAAGTGCTATATAACTTCCATCTCCATCAGAAATAAAGTTTGAACCAAAGCCTTCATCTCCACTTCCTGTGCCCTTTGTACTTCCTCCAGTACTAGAAGAAGTCTCACTTGAAGTACTTTCTCCCCTACTAGTAGTTTCTGTAGATTGAGTATTTTCAGAAGTAGTTGGTTCTGGTTGCTTCTCAACTGGCTTAGCATCTTTACTTGGGATATTACTTTCTATCTCTTTCTTTTCAGGTTTCTTTTCAACTTTCTTTTCCTCAGGCTTTTTCTCTTCTGGCTTCTTTTCAACTTTTGGTTTTGGTGGTTCAGGACTTTGTTTTTCTCTTTCCTGTGTATCTAAAACTTTTCCACCTGGATTATCAGAAGTTTGTTTAGCTACAAAGGCTATAGGAACAACTTGATTTTTAGGCTCATCCTTTACCATTTGAGTTTTTTGAATTACACCAAATCCAAATAATATTATTAAGTGAAGTACAAGAGATATTAAAATATATTTTTTCATAGTACCACCTATTCATAGAAAGTTAAGCCCAAATTATCCACACCATTTTCTTTTATTTTAGTTATAACATCCATGATAGTTTGATATTTTAAATTCTTATCAGCAGAAACAGTGGCTTCTTTTGCAGATTTTAGATAAGCATCTAAATCTGAGAATTGTACTTGGGTAATCTTTCCATCTTCAGAAATATGATATTTTCCGTCTTTATCAATTATAATTTCTATACTTTTGTTTTTATCTGTTTGTTGAATAGTAGAGCTAGGTAAATCTATTTGAACTGAACCAAAATTATTAAATGTTGTAGTTACCATAAAAAATATAATTAAAAGAAAAACAACATCTATAAGTGGTGTTAAATCTAATTTAGCTGACTCTCTTTTCTTCTTATATTTGCTCATTCTTATCTCCTAAATATATTAATTATATTTGTTACCACATCATCTATTTCATTTTCCATTTTTTCTAATCTTCTATTTAAATAGTTATAAACAACTATAACTGGAATTGCTATCATAAGTCCAGCTGCTGTTGTCAATAAGGCTTCAGCTATACCATCTGCAACAATATCTGCATCTCCAGCACCATATTTTGAAATATTAGTAAATGCTCTAATCATACCTGTAACTGTTCCTAATAACCCAAGCATTGGAGAAATACTTATAACACTTGACAAAAGATTTAATCTTCTTTCATAAGGTGATATTTCTTGATTAGTTACT from Fusobacterium hwasookii encodes the following:
- a CDS encoding DUF1858 domain-containing protein; this translates as MVTGDMNIMEAVEKYPVIVEVLQRNGLGCVGCMIASGETLAEGIEAHGLDTKAILAEINALIKE
- a CDS encoding energy transducer TonB, with product MKKYILISLVLHLIILFGFGVIQKTQMVKDEPKNQVVPIAFVAKQTSDNPGGKVLDTQEREKQSPEPPKPKVEKKPEEKKPEEKKVEKKPEKKEIESNIPSKDAKPVEKQPEPTTSENTQSTETTSRGESTSSETSSSTGGSTKGTGSGDEGFGSNFISDGDGSYIALSSKGINYEILNEVEPDYPSQAESIGYSKQVKVTVKFLVGLKGNVEKAEITQSHKDLGFDAEVMKAIKKWRFKPIYHNGKNIKVYFVKTFVFDPQ
- a CDS encoding ExbD/TolR family protein, with the translated sequence MSKYKKKRESAKLDLTPLIDVVFLLIIFFMVTTTFNNFGSVQIDLPSSTIQQTDKNKSIEIIIDKDGKYHISEDGKITQVQFSDLDAYLKSAKEATVSADKNLKYQTIMDVITKIKENGVDNLGLTFYE
- a CDS encoding MotA/TolQ/ExbB proton channel family protein, giving the protein MLHYLEVGGPILWVLVIISIGAFAVVLERIVFFAVNEKNVGNNFKDEILSLVASKKLDEAIALCDTKKSCVASAVKKFLQKAPKGIDVQDYEFILKEVTNQEISPYERRLNLLSSVISISPMLGLLGTVTGMIRAFTNISKYGAGDADIVADGIAEALLTTAAGLMIAIPVIVVYNYLNRRLEKMENEIDDVVTNIINIFRR